Proteins from one Telopea speciosissima isolate NSW1024214 ecotype Mountain lineage chromosome 1, Tspe_v1, whole genome shotgun sequence genomic window:
- the LOC122645548 gene encoding transcription factor bHLH115-like, with the protein MDSFHDGNWNILDYSIIEDAASTDFMWNNQNSCLDFDVSLPGAVAQEQGCTRKRGRSESCNGSGSKACREKMRRDKMNDRFLDLSSVLEPGKPPKTDKSAILCDAIRVLNQLKAEAQELKEANEKLQEDIKNLKEEKNELREEKLLLKADKEKMEQQVKAMTVLPAGFVPPPRVAYHAGANKMMAFPSYGGFPMWQWIPPAALDTSQDHVLRPPVA; encoded by the exons ATGGATTCTTTTCACGATGGTAATTGGAACATCCTCGATTACAGTATAATTGAGGACGCAGCATCCACCGATTTTATGTGGAACAATCAGAA TTCTTGCCTCGACTTTGATGTATCACTTCCTGGCGCTGTGGCCCAAGAACAAGGGTGCACACGCAAAAG GGGGCGAAGTGAGTCCTGCAACGGGTCAGGCTCTAAAGCTTGCCGTGAGAAGATGCGGAGGGATAAGATGAATGACAG GTTTTTAGATTTGAGTTCAGTTTTGGAGCCTGGGAAACCTCCTAAAACTGACAAATCTGCCATACTCTGCGATGCCATCCGTGTTTTGAATCAGCTAAAAGCTGAAGCTCAGGAGCTTAAAGAGGCAAATGAAAAGCTTCAAGAGGacataaaaaatttaaag GAAGAGAAGAATGAGCTTCGTGAAGAGAAGCTTCTACTGAAGGCAGATAAAGAAAAGATGGAGCAACAGGTGAAAGCCATGACTGTTCTACCTGCTGGTTTTGTGCCACCACCCCGAGTTGCCTATCACGCTGGAGCAAACAAGATGATGGCTTTTCCTAGTTATGGAGGGTTTCCGATGTGGCAATGGATACCTCCAGCTGCCCTTGACACATCACAAGATCATGTGCTCAGGCCTCCTGTTGCCTAG
- the LOC122648626 gene encoding U6 snRNA-associated Sm-like protein LSm6, giving the protein MSGGVGGEKGSMTSTKTPADFLKSIRGRPVVVKLNSGVDYRGILACLDGYMNIAMEQTEEYVNGQLKNKYGDAFIRGNNVLYISTSKRTLPDGT; this is encoded by the coding sequence ATGAGCGGAGGAGTGGGTGGAGAAAAGGGTTCGATGACCTCGACGAAGACCCCGGCGGATTTCCTCAAATCGATCCGCGGTAGACCTGTCGTTGTGAAGCTTAACTCCGGTGTCGATTACAGAGGTATCCTAGCCTGCCTTGATGGATACATGAACATAGCAATGGAGCAAACCGAAGAGTACGTCAACGGCCAGCTGAAGAACAAGTATGGAGATGCTTTCATTCGAGGAAACAACGTTCTCTACATCAGTACTTCTAAGAGGACACTTCCGGATGGGACGTAG
- the LOC122648625 gene encoding CASP-like protein 5B3: MKEFPGTPGTLTALLLRISQFLFAVGSIALMVTTSSFFQYTAFCYLIASLALQVIWSFALACLDACALARKTVLHNPILVTLFVVGDWVTATLTLSAASSSAGVIFLYTRDFGLWKGEDCMKYQISVSLAFFSWIMVGLSSLIMLGILAEG, encoded by the exons ATGAAGGAATTTCCAGGAACACCTGGAACTTTGACTGCCCTCCTCCTTCGAATATCACAGTTTTTATTTGCAGTGGGTTCAATAGCTTTGATGGTAACTACGTCCAGCTTCTTCCAATACACAGCTTTCTG CTATCTGATAGCTTCACTGGCTTTGCAAGTCATCTGGAGCTTTGCGCTTGCGTGTTTGGATGCATGTGCCTTGGCAAGAAAGACTGTCCTCCACAATCCTATTTTGGTCACCCTCTTTGTGGTTGGAGATTGG GTTACTGCGACATTGACCCTTTCAGCAGCGTCCTCCTCAGCAGGTGTAATATTCCTATACACAAGAGATTTTGGATTATGGAAGGGAGAGGATTGCATGAAATACCAGATATCAGTCTCTCTGGCGTTCTTTAGCTGGATAATGGTTGGACTATCATCTTTAATAATGTTGGGGATTCTGGCTGAAGGTTAA